CCAACCCGAATTACTATAGTAATGCAAGAATTTATTTGTAAAAGATAAGTAATGAAAGCAAGATATAAGTTCAAGGCCTTGCAATGAATTGTCAAAGAATATCTAACTCAAATTTTAAATGAATTGAATAGCGATAATATGAGCAACAATGTTGGCACTTACGTGACACAAACTATTCTGTCATCcgtatcaaaatattatatgtaCACTATatatttgtaaaattatttatactATGTATTATGATTCAAGAGCTTGCGAGATGAAATCTACTGAACAAAGAGAAGTAGGAAGACTAAAGTTACTATGATCATTAACGTCGCATCCTAGATCCGTTCTCCCTACCTATAGTTCACCTACGAGAACCCCATCCGATTTCTACCCGATTCGACCAACGTCTCGTACATACTAATCATAACCTCAAGTTTCGTTTCGAATCGCCTATTCCGATtcataaaaagttaaaaaaataaattactctATCGAGATTCAAATCGACTTTAAATTTCAAATACTAATCACTGCACCATGTAACAAATTtgtgttatatatattttttagccgATTTGAAACCGAACCAAACTATTGGTTCTGAGTTCAATTTTCAGGAAATGGAACCTAATTTCTCAATTTATTCGAACCGGTATCCGAACTATTTGGTAGGGGTCCTCCTCTGATGAACTCGACAAGCAACAATCTCTATAGCAACTTGTATCGTATCCATGGACGAGGAACCAACGTTGACCttaataacagagagattttctctgataaaagagagagattctcaactgcatagcagatgagaggtagatgatgatgacatatggaagatatgaTCAAGGAGAAAGAAGTGTTGATATAGATCAATGTCACCTGAGGTGGTGGCAAATAAGATCTGTAAAAGAATAAGGTCTTCGTTGAAGGAAAAGACCTATGCAAGATGGTGTAAAGCTGTAGATTTCTATGCAGCAGTTCTATAGGAAGGACTCTGGGCAGTGATGTAGCCAGTGGCGTGATCAGCTTTGTGCAAGATAGCTGCAGATCTGTGTGCAATAGATCAGCAGTGAGGAATCTTGGCAACGAGGCAACAGCGTGGAAAGTTACCGAAGGCTGCTTGTCTCTGCGAAGGCAGAGTAGGATGCTGGCTGCTGGGAGGCCTGCACCCAGAAGGTCCTCTCGGAAGCAGTGAGGATAATGTTGCCGGAGTCGAGGACAGCGATGGCCCCAGAAGGTCCTCTCGGAAGCAGTGAGAATAATGTTGCCGAAGTCGAGGACAGTGATGGCGGAGACGTTGGAGGGAGAAGGCCAGGAGCTGGTCGATGGACCAGCGCACGGAAGCAGAGcagatcatggtatcagagcggcgttcTCCTCTTTGAGTCTTTCAGCCTTCGGTAACTTTCCATGCTGCTGCCTCGTTGCCAAGATTCCTCACTGCTGATCTATTGCACACAGATCTGCAGCTGTCTTGCACAAAGCTGATCACGCCACTGGCTACATCATTGCCCAAAGTCCTTCTTATAGAACTGCTGCATAGAAATCTACAGCTTTACACCATCTTGCATAGGTCTTTTCCTTCAACGAAGACCTTATTCTTTCACAGATCTTATTTGCCACCACCTCAGGTGACATTGATCTATATCAACATTGCTCTGATATCAtgatagaatgagagaatgaagaatgaaattataaggataaagcaaaaaggcacacttcaagtagtatcatgtgaagtctatttatacatagtgaaagaggatatttctttaactgagcagagagatttcctcatgcagttgaggaaatctcatctgctatgcagttgagaatatctctcttttatcagagaaaatctctctgttatcagacCTCAGTGTTCTCCTTGATTCCCATGGCGTACATTCAGTTGCATGATAATTATTTTCTTAAGGTTTTCTTGATATCTCACTTTTATCCAAATTCGATAAAAAGAATTATTGTAGATGGAAGATTATTGTGAATGCTATTCTTGAATCAGATGACTTCAAAGAAATGGGTCGTGTGCATATATGCCATATTGTTGGAGCATATGGGCGGTCGAGTGGAGCACAAGTGATGAATGAGGGTGTGCAGACTTGCAAATCTTGCTTCATGTCTTAATCATTGGTGAAGTTGGTGTCCTTTTGCTCGAGGGAATAAGGATCGTATGGATAGAGTCCCATTTATTAGCATCACATGAAGAACAACATGAGCAACGAGAGGTAGGTTGCAGTCATGACTGCATCAACTGTTCCTTCAAGCCAGGTGGAGGATGGTTGATGTCATGCTAATTATGGACAAACTGCTTCATCTCTTCGGTGAAGGCAGGTAGATGTTCCTTTTGAACACATCGTGTCATCAACCTCACGCCTTGCTTCGGCTTGGACGCCTGCAGGTAGATGCAGGAAGGGATGAAGTTGTGGTCATCATTCAACGGAACGACATGGATCGGCTCCCCCCACCCATAGTTCACTTCTGAGAACCCCACCCTGCTCCAATCCGACACCACCAGCGTCCCGTACTCCAATGGCATCTCGTACGGGTCGTCGTCCGTGTACCCCATCATCCAGTCCAAGAACATGGCGGGCATCCTCGTCTTGGCGGCTCGTATCAGCTCGATCACCTCCACCAGCGAGGAACCAGAGATGGTCTTGGCGTTCGCCTTGATTCCCATGGGATACACGCAGTTGCCGTAGAAACCTTCCTGCGGCAGCAGCCCCCGCAGCAGGTGGCGGGTGTTGGCGGCGCAGCCGAGGTGCATGTCTGCGTGAGGGTCCAGGCTTATCGCCCGCGTCCGGCATTGCCAGAGCATCGCCGTGACCACGTCGAAGGTGGAGCACTTCTGGCCCGTCTCCCGGCAGAATTGATTCTTCAACGCGTTGATCTGGTCGGAGGAGATGTCGAACACGGAGGTCTCGAAGTGGATGCCAGCGGGGGAGGGTGCATGTCGTCGCGATAGGTTCGGCGGACTAGGGATGGCTTCCCTGCACCAAACTGGCTTAACGAGGGGACAAGCGAGGCCTCTTGCGAGCTCAGCGACTGCTTTCGAGAACTGGGCGACCCCGATGCCGTCGAACATtgtgtgattgaatctgatgcccACTGCGAACCCACCGCATCTGAACTCCGTCACCTGAACAAGTAATGCAATACATGGCAGTCAAATAAGTCTCGCGTTCAAGCGATAAAATTTAGGTGGCACGCTCTGCATGATCTCCCAAACTGGGACGTCATGCTGACAGCTCTGTATGGTTGTCTGCCGTCTGTTCTTGAATCGGAGATGAAGTCGGATGagactcaataataataataataataaattacacaTCAACGCAGTGTTGCTTTTGGAAAAGGTGATGATCGCCAACTGTGACACGTTCGACTCGTAAAATCCATCTAGAAAGGATGAGCAGAGCTTCTTACACCCAGGAAAGATCTCTAGAAAGGAACCAATATGATCCGAATCGCAAAACCTCATTTATAGCTAATCTGGGAGTGACTTTTGAGCTTATTCTTCTGTATGTCCAACCCACTGCTCGTACGTGAACTATCAGAGGTGGGTGGCTCTTAAAACTAAGTCAACTTAATTACACTACGTTTGTCTGTGTCAAACGTTGACCTGTGAAATGCTCCCGCTTAGCGTAGCGAAGAGGTTTAGGCAAAGAATGCATCGATAGGTACGTACCTGGAGCATGAAGGTCAAGTCTCCCTCGATCACGTCAGGGGGGGCATAGGGGATGAGATCCTCCCTAGGCAGCAGGAGAGGGCGCTCCAGGTTGTTAACATCTTCGAGACTGCAATCCACGGAGGCCTCGACGAACCACACGCCATCGCCGGTGCAGTCCACCTCGGCCTCACCGGGGATCGGCTCCACGATCCGCCCCGCGACGGGGAAGTAAAGGACGAGAGCACGGGACAGCGCCGCCCTGATGGCCTTCGCCGGCTGCAGCCCGTTCTCGAACACAAGTATCAGGTCGATCATCAACCTGATCCCCGCGATGCGGTCCATGGAGGAGAGCGGGAGCCGGGTTGACGGCGTCGGCTCGGCGGCGGCCACGAGCTCCGAGGCGAGCTTGTTCACGGAGTAGCCCATGGTTGCTACAGCTGCTTCAGTGTCTCAACTTCAGATGCATTGTTGTGAGGCGATGGTGGTGATTATTTATGGAGGGAAAGGAAGCGAAGGGGTGTTTATTAAaagatttttagaaaaaaattattgggCATCAagtaatgaaaaaataaaaagagaaaatacTTCAAAACTAATAATCTTATGTTAAATAATGTTAACTTACTATCTCTCCCATCTCTATGACTCGGGATTTCTTTTTCTTGGATAATACTCTTAAATCAAAATCCTATTTAATCATGAATTTTGATTTGATATTCAAACAAACTCTTTTTATTATCTGATCGTATTAAAGTAGAATATGGACTTGTAAATTATTTACAAGTCTTCAGTGATTTAACCTAACGTGGGTGCAAGGTTTTTCCGATTGGTGATGACGAGTAGGTGTCACCATAACCATCCTAATAGTtaagaaaatgaaagcatgtaATTGACTTCCAGGTTTGAGAAAGAGACTGCATAGATGAACACGTAAGCGATCATCGACAAGCTCAGGCTCAAGGCTGGGCTTGAAAGAGGAATGAATTACCATTGATATTGCTCTAAGAGAAGGCTGTAGCGTTCCATCTAATTACTAAGACAAAATTGTTATTCGTTTTTGAAATATTATTAATGAATGTTTGGATTTCTTTCTACTCATGGCTGCAGTCATTCGCGCTCTACGAAAGAGTTCCTTCTCATGTATCAAATTTGTTGGGAAACCTGCAAATCTCACTGAATGGAAGCTCTTGTCCATTCTTTAGTATATCACGTTTGAATGATTGCATCTAAAGTAGTTGAATTATTGGTCATAAAAAAAGAAAGTGTAAAGTTGGAAACTTGGTTTGCGGTCTTTGTCACTCCCCAATCCGACTATTAGCCAAAATATTTAATCTAAAACTAATAATAGTATACTAATTAgattcttataagtcaatcttaatcttcttCACTTCAGTGAGATTAATCGGGAGTATTACAAACTTAAATCTGCCTATATCACCTACCCTCAAGGAGCACAGCCTAATAACATTCACAGCACACATATACTTGTATATGTTATATCAACCTATCACACAACATAATCACAGCTAAAAGTCTATGATTATAGTTGATAACGATATAATTAAACTAACATAGTCATTCCAACACACATAAAAAAGAATTCTAGGTCAAACGAAAAGTAATTAATAAGTTTACTCATGTCAAATAATCTCTGAAAGTTTATTGCTTTTATATTTGCTTCTATTTGATCGTCAATAGCTTCATTCATGTTTGTATTGAAATCATAATTAGTACTTATATTTAAAGAAGGATCTATcagagattttttttattaagaaaaCCAACAAaagtgagataaatatttcacccaAGAATTTAAACATATTAAAGTGGATAGACAACATATGTATTTATTATGTTCATCACATTCATCCTGCATCGTTGACTTAATAACGAAATCGTTCATGATGATATCTAGCGTAGGAGTGACAGGTGGCGACACATGAGGGAATGACAGTTGATAGTCGAATGACATTGATGGTGCCTTAATAAGGGGGAGTCGAGCAGTAGACAGTAAAGTTGGCTTGTACATGGAGAATGTTAATCTTGTTTGGAAACCATCCTACCATGTCCTTCATCTTTGGGTGAGATGCATGGGCTTGGGGAGGGCTAAGACATGAATAACAACCATCTGTTAGCACGTAGATGACGCAGATAAAAataattactgaagaagctttattgaagaaatgaaaatgcttcaatacattaacatgttaccTCTTTTATTTATACAAATCTcatatagttgagaaaatcttatcttctatcatgtccCCACAAGATGATGCTCCTGATAAGGATACGCTACTGTTGCGATTGattgttggcagatcagcgaaggcaGGCTACCgagatgaggaagatgaggattggccgtggagcctcttaggaatgtggctgcagcgacgttggtcgctggccgaagacaagggtgaagcttcgcttttctcaacgacgttggtcgctggccaaaggcaagagcgaaacttcgcttttctcactgctctgataccatgaagaaaagaatagaagataagaacaattattgaaaaagctttattgaagaaataaaaatgcttcaatacattaacatgttcctctcttatagttggggaaatcttatcttcttatcatgcccccacaagatggtgctcctgataaagatatcaatcttggatcgatgcaaagaatggtttacaaacgagagacttcgtgagtagggcaagagcagatcgctgctatTATTGCGATTATTGTTGCtatgagggcacaggcgttcccttcgttctcctcaagtccgcccttcgttctccttaagtccaccgactGTGGCTGCagtgacgttggtcgctggctgacaagggcgaagcttcgcttttctcaatgacgttggtcgctggccaaaggcaagagggCCAAAGACTAGAACGAAACTTCACTTTTCTTACTGTTATACCAtgaagaaaagaatagaagataagaacaattattgaagaagctttattaaagaaatgaaaatgcttccatagattaacatgttccctctcctatttatacaaatgagGAGAAAAGATTTTCCTAAGAGATTTACTgagatcttatcttctatcatattCAAGAAGTTGCCTGAACCAAGTGAAGGATGAATGCGATGCATGGTAATGATGAAGAGGACTTGCAGGCGGTGGATGGTAGTCTGCTCTCATCGGTGTTCTAGGTAAAACTTCATCATCTCTTCATCGAAGGCAGGTAGATGATCCTTTTCGAAGCATCGTGTTATCAACCGCAAGCCCTGCTTCGGCTTGGGCGGCGACAGATAGATGCAGGATGCCACGAAGTTACTTTCATCGTTCAACGGAGTGACATGGATCGGCTCACCCCACCCGTAGTTCACCTCTGAGAACCCCATGCGTCTCCAATCCGACACCACCAGCGTCCCGTACCCCGGTGGCACGCGGTAAGGGTCCTCCTCCAAAGTCTCCCCCATCATCCAGTCCAAGAACTTGGTGGATATCCTCTCCTTGGCGTCTCGTATCAGCTCGATCACCTCCACCGGCGAGGAACCAGCGATGGTTCCAGCTTTCGCCTTGATTCCCATGGGGTACACGCAGTTGCCGTAGTAGCCTTCCTGCGGCAGCAACCCCCGCAGCAGGTGGCGGGTGTTGGCGGCGAAGCCGAGGTGCACGTCGACGTGGGCGTCGAAGCATATCGCCCGCGTCCGGCACTGCCAGGCCATGGCCGTTACCACGTCGAAGGTGGAGCACTTCTGGCCCCTCTCCCTCGAGAACCGGTTCTTCACTGCGTCGATGTGGACGGAGGAGATGTCGAACACGGAGTTCTCGAAGTTGAAGGCCTTGAAGGAGGGTAGTGGAAGTCCTGGCGATAGCTTCGGCGGACTGGGGATGGCGTCCCTGCACCAGACTGGGTAGACGACGGGACGAGCGTGGCCTCTTGCGATCTCGGCGACTGCTTTCAAGAACTGGGCTGCTCCGAGGCCGTCGAACACTACGTGGCTCAGTCGGGTGCCCACTGCGAACCCGCCGCATGTGAACTCCGTCACCTGAACAATCAAGAGAAGACATGGCAgccgaaataattgggtgatatgCATACCGTTGCTTTCGGAAGTAGCTTAATGACACAATGTGTCACGTT
The window above is part of the Musa acuminata AAA Group cultivar baxijiao chromosome BXJ2-6, Cavendish_Baxijiao_AAA, whole genome shotgun sequence genome. Proteins encoded here:
- the LOC135613488 gene encoding acyl transferase 4-like, whose translation is MGYSVNKLASELVAAAEPTPSTRLPLSSMDRIAGIRLMIDLILVFENGLQPAKAIRAALSRALVLYFPVAGRIVEPIPGEAEVDCTGDGVWFVEASVDCSLEDVNNLERPLLLPREDLIPYAPPDVIEGDLTFMLQVTEFRCGGFAVGIRFNHTMFDGIGVAQFSKAVAELARGLACPLVKPVWCREAIPSPPNLSRRHAPSPAGIHFETSVFDISSDQINALKNQFCRETGQKCSTFDVVTAMLWQCRTRAISLDPHADMHLGCAANTRHLLRGLLPQEGFYGNCVYPMGIKANAKTISGSSLVEVIELIRAAKTRMPAMFLDWMMGYTDDDPYEMPLEYGTLVVSDWSRVGFSEVNYGWGEPIHVVPLNDDHNFIPSCIYLQASKPKQGVRLMTRCVQKEHLPAFTEEMKQFVHN
- the LOC135613583 gene encoding acyl transferase 4-like, yielding MSFSVNKLAPELLVAAEPTLSGRLPLSCMDRIAAVGVLVDTILVFQKGLAPAKAIKAALSRALVPYYPVAGRIVEPSPGEPEVACTGEGVWFVEASVDCSLKDVNNLERPLVLPKEELIPFAPAEVKEEDLIMMMQVTEFTCGGFAVGTRLSHVVFDGLGAAQFLKAVAEIARGHARPVVYPVWCRDAIPSPPKLSPGLPLPSFKAFNFENSVFDISSVHIDAVKNRFSRERGQKCSTFDVVTAMAWQCRTRAICFDAHVDVHLGFAANTRHLLRGLLPQEGYYGNCVYPMGIKAKAGTIAGSSPVEVIELIRDAKERISTKFLDWMMGETLEEDPYRVPPGYGTLVVSDWRRMGFSEVNYGWGEPIHVTPLNDESNFVASCIYLSPPKPKQGLRLITRCFEKDHLPAFDEEMMKFYLEHR